A single window of Halobacillus naozhouensis DNA harbors:
- a CDS encoding LLM class flavin-dependent oxidoreductase — MKLSILDQSPVSSGTTAEQALKESMKLAKIGEVLGFERYWIAEHHDIAGFSCPAPEVMLGYIGANTESIRIGSGAVLLPHYKPYRIAETYNMLATLFPERIDIGIGRAPGGSAEATMALSDNFLEQVRRMPESVDELLHFLNHDFPSDHLFSKVSASPRPAVLPEVWMLGTSEKSALLAAGKGTAYAFGHFMSNNNDPEIIQTYKHNFRQSGMLQQPHCILAVTVMCSETSERAEEIARSSLLWGIQRSKGEEGKGVPSVEEAKRYSFSIEEQKKLEKMKKKMVIGNPKTVKQNLIDLQRLYLADEIMIITITYDYGERIQSYKLIAEEILSN; from the coding sequence GTGAAACTAAGTATATTGGATCAATCTCCTGTGTCTTCAGGAACAACAGCTGAGCAAGCATTAAAAGAATCCATGAAACTTGCAAAAATTGGGGAGGTATTGGGATTTGAACGTTATTGGATTGCGGAGCACCATGATATTGCGGGTTTTTCCTGTCCCGCCCCTGAGGTCATGTTAGGTTACATTGGAGCCAATACAGAATCCATTCGAATTGGGTCTGGAGCTGTCTTGCTCCCCCATTATAAACCATATAGAATTGCCGAAACTTATAATATGTTGGCTACCTTATTCCCGGAACGTATTGATATTGGAATTGGGAGAGCTCCGGGTGGTTCTGCGGAAGCGACAATGGCACTCTCAGATAACTTTTTGGAACAAGTCCGAAGAATGCCTGAATCCGTTGATGAGCTTCTTCACTTCCTGAATCATGATTTTCCCTCAGATCATTTGTTTTCCAAAGTATCTGCATCACCTCGACCTGCTGTGCTGCCGGAAGTTTGGATGCTAGGAACAAGTGAGAAAAGCGCCCTGCTCGCAGCAGGAAAAGGGACTGCCTATGCATTTGGACACTTTATGAGTAATAACAATGATCCCGAGATTATACAGACTTATAAACACAATTTCAGACAAAGCGGTATGTTGCAGCAGCCTCACTGTATTCTTGCCGTAACCGTTATGTGCTCAGAAACAAGCGAACGGGCAGAAGAAATAGCTCGGAGTAGTTTGTTGTGGGGTATTCAACGTAGTAAAGGAGAAGAAGGAAAAGGAGTGCCTTCAGTGGAGGAAGCCAAACGATATTCGTTTAGTATTGAGGAGCAAAAAAAGTTGGAGAAGATGAAGAAGAAAATGGTAATTGGTAATCCGAAGACAGTCAAGCAAAACCTAATAGACTTACAAAGGTTATATCTAGCGGATGAAATCATGATCATTACAATTACCTATGATTATGGCGAACGTATTCAGTCATATAAGCTGATAGCTGAGGAAATTCTATCTAATTAA
- a CDS encoding VOC family protein: MYEGIHHVSLLVTDIKRAKRFYGEVLGFQESEERPDFDFSGAWYQVGETQIHLIVHEEGRTLRGVTSIDSRDGHFAIRVQDMESFIKRMRRYQVEIVDKPNNQTDWHQVFVSDPDGNLIEFNC; this comes from the coding sequence ATGTACGAAGGTATTCATCATGTATCATTGCTTGTAACAGATATTAAGAGAGCGAAGCGGTTTTACGGAGAGGTGCTTGGGTTTCAAGAAAGCGAAGAACGCCCTGATTTTGATTTTTCCGGGGCATGGTACCAAGTGGGAGAAACGCAAATCCATTTAATTGTACATGAAGAGGGAAGAACATTAAGAGGTGTCACATCCATTGATTCAAGAGACGGTCATTTTGCCATCCGAGTGCAGGATATGGAAAGCTTTATTAAAAGAATGCGAAGATACCAGGTCGAAATCGTTGATAAACCGAATAATCAAACAGATTGGCATCAAGTATTCGTGAGTGACCCAGATGGAAATCTAATCGAATTTAACTGTTAA